In Crinalium epipsammum PCC 9333, the genomic window TGATAAATGGTTTCCTACGCCAGAAGCAAAAGCGCATCAAACATTACTGCTACTCGATAGCCTCACCAACAATACGGCTATTCGTACTGGCGAAGCTGTGAAATCAATTATGTCTGATGAGATTGCTAATAGTGTCGCTTCTGAGACTGTATTAGTACCACTGCGCGAGGGAGATAAATACAATCAAGCGTTGACAGATGCAAGCGATCGCTTAGTTGCTGTATTATCTGGTAATCCCGATCCAGGCGCACCAGTAGTACAAGATAATGTCCAAGTTGGACGCACCTATAAAACCGCAGAAGAAACAGACACAGGCAATTCTACAATACTTGTTGTCGTCTTGTTAATTGCAGCAACCGTCATCCCGATGGCTACCTGGTGGTTTTATCAAAGTCAAAGTTAATCTTGAATATAA contains:
- the psb32 gene encoding photosystem II repair protein Psb32, whose amino-acid sequence is MRIVDQYFTRHKYLQRLLLALGLMLLTTQLVILPANATGVYQIPNLTPSDAHSWVLDKADVLSRVVKGKINGALDKLASDTGNQVRMVTVYRIDYGETADGFADKLFDKWFPTPEAKAHQTLLLLDSLTNNTAIRTGEAVKSIMSDEIANSVASETVLVPLREGDKYNQALTDASDRLVAVLSGNPDPGAPVVQDNVQVGRTYKTAEETDTGNSTILVVVLLIAATVIPMATWWFYQSQS